One window of the Trifolium pratense cultivar HEN17-A07 linkage group LG2, ARS_RC_1.1, whole genome shotgun sequence genome contains the following:
- the LOC123910113 gene encoding pentatricopeptide repeat-containing protein At3g22470, mitochondrial-like isoform X3, with amino-acid sequence MRFRKHCTFMMILSLRDFSWTMLVTGHLINGLCKMGHTTPALQLLTRLEKGSVKPDVMMYNTIIDSMCKDKLVDDACQLFSEMVIKGISPTVVTYSALIYGFCIVSQLKQDRNANNRMLQMRNTPSIIEFTKILGSLVKTKNNYSTVISLSHQMEFHGIRSDIFTITILINCYCHIGQMTCAFSLLGKILKMGYQLDVVTVNTLIKGLCLNNEVQKALYFHDDLITKGFQLNHVSYGTLINGLCKMGHTTPALQLLTRLEKGSVKPDVMMYNTIIDSMCKDKLVDDACQLFSEMVIKGISPTVVTYSALIYGFCIVNKLKEAIVLLNEMVSKNINPDVYTFNILIDAFCKEGKMKEAKSMLNIMMKHGMKPDVVTYNTLMDGFCLRNEVSKAKYIFNTMVQRGMMPNVKSYSIMINGFCKSKMVDEAINLFEEMHFKNMFPDTVTYSTLIDGLCKSGRISYAWELVDEMRDRGQPPNAITYNSFLHTLCRNHHLDEAIALVKSIKDHGIMPTLYTYSILIDGLCKGGRLNDALKVFKDLLAKGYNLNVVIYNTMICGLCNEGLFDEALDLLSKMEDKGCFPDAVTFEIMICALFESGENDKAEKLVREVIARGLL; translated from the coding sequence ATGAGGTTCAGAAAGCATTGTACTTTCATGATGATCTTATCGCTAAGGGATTTCAGTTGGACCATGTTAGTTACGGGACATTTGATCAATGGGTTGTGTAAAATGGGACATACAACACCTGCCCTCCAACTGTTGACAAGACTCGAAAAAGGATCAGTAAAGCCTGATGTGATGATGTATAATACAATCATTGATAGCATGTGCAAAGATAAGCTTGTAGATGATGCTTGTCAATTATTTTCTGAAATGGTTATCAAGGGTATTTCGCCTACTGTTGTCACTTATAGTGCTCTAATCTATGGTTTTTGTATTGTCAGTCAATTAAAACAAGATAGGAATGCCAACAATCGAATGCTACAAATGCGTAATACTCCTTCCATTATTGAATTTACCAAGATTTTAGGTTCTCTTGTTAAAACTAAGAACAATTACTCAACTGTTATTTCCCTTTCTCACCAAATGGAATTCCATGGAATTAGGTCTGACATTTTCACTAttacaattttgatcaattgTTACTGTCATATAGGTCAAATGACTTGTGCATTTTCTCTATTGGGAAAGATTCTTAAGATGGGTTATCAGCTGGATGTAGTAACCGTGAATACCCTTATCAAAGGTCTTTGTCTTAATAATGAGGTTCAGAAAGCATTGTACTTTCATGATGACCTTATCACTAAGGGTTTTCAGCTCAACCATGTTAGTTACGGGACATTGATCAATGGCTTGTGTAAAATGGGACATACAACACCTGCCCTCCAACTGTTGACAAGACTCGAAAAAGGATCAGTAAAGCCTGATGTGATGATGTATAATACAATCATTGATAGCATGTGCAAAGATAAGCTTGTAGATGATGCTTGTCAATTATTTTCTGAAATGGTTATCAAGGGTATTTCGCCTACTGTTGTCACTTATAGTGCTCTAATCTATGGTTTTTGTATTgtgaataaattaaaagaagcaATTGTTTTGTTGAACGAAATGGTATCGAAAAACATCAACCCAGATGTTTATACCTTTAATATATTGATCGATGCGTTTTGTAAGgagggaaagatgaaagaaGCTAAAAGTATGTTAAATATAATGATGAAACACGGCATGAAACCTGATGTAGTTACTTATAATACTTTAATGGATGGGTTCTGCCTTCGTAATGAAGTGAGCAAGGCCAAATATATATTCAACACTATGGTCCAAAGGGGAATGATGCCCAATGTTAAGAGCTACAGTATTATGATTAATGGGTTCTGTAAGAGTAAAATGGTGGATGAAGCCATCAATCTCTTCGAAGAAATGCATTTCAAAAATATGTTTCCTGATACAGTAACTTACAGCACTCTTATTGATGGCTTGTGCAAATCAGGGAGAATATCATATGCCTGGGAGCTTGTAGATGAGATGCGTGACAGAGGTCAACCACCCAATGCAATCACCTACAATTCCTTCTTGCACACTTTGTGCAGAAATCATCATCTTGACGAGGCAATTGCATTAGTCAAGAGTATTAAAGACCACGGTATCATGCCAACTTTGTACACGTACAGTATCCTAATTGATGGACTTTGCAAAGGTGGGAGGCTTAATGATGCACTAAAGGTTTTTAAGGATCTTCTGGCTAAAGGATACAATCTAAATGTGGTAATTTACAACACTATGATTTGTGGACTTTGTAACGAGGGCTTGTTTGATGAAGCATTAGATTTGTTGTCAAAAATGGAAGATAAGGGTTGCTTTCCCGATGCTGTCACTTTTGAAATAATGATTTGTGCACTCTTTGAAAGCGGTGAGAATGATAAAGCAGAGAAACTTGTACGTGAAGTGATTGCTAGAGGTCTACTTTAA